DNA sequence from the Sphingomonas bisphenolicum genome:
CCATGCCGCATCGCAGCCATGAATGGCCGCAGACGCTGGCGCAGCTCCGCATCGCCTTTTCCGACACCCGCGCCTTTGCCGTCCATGATCCCATCCCCGCCCCCTTTGGCGACGAGGGCGCAGCCAATCATATGCGTCTGGCGGAACGCCACGACCAGCCGGGCGTGGAAGTGTTCGTCTATGGCCGGTCGGGCGGCGCTTTCCCCGCCCGCCAGCATATGGAGGCGAGCAAGGCGGTCGCCCGCATCCATGGCCTCGATCCGGCGCGCACGCTGTTCGTCGAGCAGTCCGAAGCCGCGATCGCCGCGGGCGCCTTCCACAATGACGTCGTCGCGGTGGCGAACGAGCGGGTGCTCTTCACCCACGAACAGGCGTTCGCCGACAAACAGGCCTTCTACGCCGATCTGCGGGCCGCCCTGCCCTGTGTCGAGATCGTGGAGGTGCCTGCCTGCGCGGTCAGCCTGGCCGATGCGATCACATCCTATCTCTTCAATGCCCAGCTCGTCACCCTGCCCGACAGCGGCCCCTCGACTTCGCTCGGGACAGGCATGGCGCTGGTGCTGCCGACCGAGGCGCAGCAGACGCCCGCGGTCTGGAGCTGGCTGGAGCAGATGATCGCCGGCAATGGCCCGATCCGCCGCCTCATCCCGGTCGACGTGCGCCAGTCCATGGCCAATGGCGGCGGCCCCGCCTGCCTGCGGCTGCGCGTCGTTGCCGATCCTGCCGATATCGATCCCCGCTTCCTGGTGGACGAAGCGCGGCTGGATAATATTGCGCGGATCGTGTCCCAATATTGGCCAGAATCGATCGCGCCCGAGGATTTGAGCGACACACGGCTGATTGCCCGGATCGAGCAATCATGGTTAACGCTTGTTGACCATTTGCAGCTGTCGGGCGATCTTTCACCCTGACGGCGGGGGCAACGCCGGATGGAATCGACATGGAACGGATCAAGCGCCTCTTCATCATCAAGACCAAGTTCGAGGCGTTTCTGGTGATCTATGCGCTCGCGCTGGGCGCAGCCGAGCGCGGCCATGTCTATATGCAGCAATATCCAGGCGCCGGCGGCCATCTGCTGGCGCTCGCCTGTTCGGGCGCGGTCTTCATGGCGGGCGGCAAGATCATCGACGCGCTGGACTATCAGCGCGGGATATAGAGCCTTTTTCCAAGCCGGCAGAATCACCTGCTGACTCGGAACTCTGGCGCCCGCCCTCGTTCCGAAACGGATCGAACTCGACCAGCATGACAGCCTTCCCTGACTTATCCTGCCTCCATCACTGATGATGGAGTGCCGACAGGATGCTGGACGATCGACGCAGGCGCAGCGTGCCCGCCGCCGAACTGGTGCGCAATTTCGCCCATTGGCGCGAGGTTGGATCGCATGAGCCGGTGATGGTCACCCATCATGGCCGCGAAACCCATGTCTTCATCGGGCTGGACCGCTTTCGCACGATGACGGTCGGCGACGATGGCGCGGTCGCGCCCGACCGCACTTTCGAACTCGCCGCGCGGATGCATCAGGGGCTGATCCTGTGCCGCGCCGACCTGACCATCGATTATGTCAATGGGGTGGCGCTCGCGATGGCCAGGCGATGGGACCGGCGTCTGGAGGATCAGTCGCTGTGGGACGCCTTTCCCGAACTGGCCGGCACGCTGACGGAGGCGCATATCCGCCACAGCCTGGCTTCGGGCGAGGCGAGCGCGGCCGATATCCCCTCCCCCTTTCGCGGTGACGTCTGGCTGCATGTCCAGACCTTCCCCTTCGCCGGCGGCGTCGGCCTGCTGCTGCGGGACATCACCGCCGACATGCAGCGCCACCGGCTGGCCGACGTCAAATCGGCGATCCTCAAGGCAATGGGGGTGCATGGCGGGGTCGGTTATGTCCGGGTGTCGATGCGCGGCTTCATCGATGTCGTGAACGACAGCTTTTGCGCGATGGTCGGCCTGACCGCCGATCGGCTGTCGGACGTGCCGGTCGCCGACCTGGTCGCGCTGCCCGCTCGCCCCCACTTCCGCGAGCAGATGGAACGCGTGCTGCGTGGCGAAGGCGACATGCGGTTCGCCACCCAATTGCTGACCAACGACGGTTCGCTGGCGCCGATCGACGCGGCGATCGCCCGGCTGCACGGCATTTACGGTACGGAGGGCGCCGTAATCGTCATTACTCCCACGAACGCCGCCTGAATGCGCGACAACAACGTCCATATCGGATGATGTCCGGTGGGCGTGCGCAACTTTTGCGGAGAAGGCCAGTTTTTGTCTGCCGGGCGCTCGTCTCCACTATGTAAAACCCGCCAAATGCCCGACAGGCGAAGCATACGCGATATTGAACCGCGCCCCGTAGCATCGCTCTCATGTCTTACGATAGCGCCTGCTCCTTCACCCGATCGCGTCGACCGCTGGTCGCGCTGCTGCGCCATCAGGCCGGCAGCAGCCTGATCGAAGCGGCCTTCGCCCTGCCGCTGCTCATCCTGCTGCTGATGGGGATATTGGCCTATGGCAGCTGGTTCATAACCGCCCATAGCCTGCCACAGGCCGCCAATGATGCCGCCCGCGCGTCGGTGGCCGGGCTGAACGCGACCGAACGCCGCACGCTGGTCGACCAGAGCGTCGTTGCCGCGCGCGCCGCCTTCCCCGCCCCCGCCGCCCAGACGATCGGCGTCAGTACCGGCGAAAGCAGCGGCTATTATACGGTGACGCTGCGCTACAGTCTCTCCAGCGCGCCCTTGTTCTCGGCCATGCCCTTCCCGATGCCGGGCAACGTGCTGGAACGAAGCGCCGTCGTGCGGATCGCCAGCCAATGACCGGCGCGCGCTTCGACCGGGCGCTGGCGCGGGACCGGCGTGGCGGCGTGACCTTCATCCTGGCCGGATCGCTGTTCATGCTGGCGGGCGCCGCCACCGTCGCGGTCGATCTGGGATCGGTCTATCTGGCCCGTCGCCAGTTGCAGGGCGTAGCGGATGCCGCCGCGCTGGCCGCCGCCGATGGCGGACGAACCGCCGCCGAACAACTGGTCGGGCGCAGCGGGATCAACGGCGCGGCCCTCGCGACCTTCGACACCGGCAGCTATTCCGCCGACGCCTCCCTTCCGATGGACCAGCGCTTCCGAGCAGGCGATGCCAATGGCGGCGCCATGCGGGTGGAGGTGCGCCGCCGCGCGCCTCTCTTCTTCGCCCGCCTGCTGGTCGGCCGGGACGGCATCGACCTCAGCGCCCGCGCCACCGCCGCCCGCACCGACGCCGCCGCCTTCTCGCTCGGCACCGGCCTTGCTTCGCTCAGCGGCGGACTGCCCAACATACTGCTGTCCAATCTTGCGGGCACCGAACTCAACCTGTCGGTGATGGATTATAACGGGCTGGCCAGCGCCAATCTCGACCTGCTGCACATGGCCGATGCCCTGCGCGTACGGACCGGGCGCGACGGCGAAGCCTATGGGGCGCTGTTCGACAGGGAAATCCCCTTGTCCGACCTGCTCGGCGCGATGGCCGACAGCGCCGGGGCCAGCCCCGCCGCCACGACCCTGCTGGCGCTGTCCAGCCGCATTCCGGGCCGCGCCGTCCGTCTCAGCGACATTGTCGACCTCGGTCCGATGCGGGGCGCCGCCAATGCCACCGGACAACCCAATATCCTGCTCGACGCCTTCTCCATGCTGCGCATGGTGCTCAGCCCGCCATCGGGGACGACAATCCCGATGGACCTGCGCGTCACCGTGCCGGGCCTCAGCAGCACGCGGCTGATGCTGGTGACGGGCGAGGGACAGGCCCGCTCGCCGCTGATGAGCATCACCGCCAAGCGCGACGTGGTGCTGCGCACCGCCCAGACCCGCATCTATCTGGAAAGCTCCGTCGCCACTGCACTGTCCGGCATCGCCTCCGTACGAGTGCCGCTCTATGTCGAACTGGCGGCGGCGGAGGCGCGCCTGTCGGATATCCAGTGCGGCAGCGATGGCGGCGTCACCCTGGCGGTCACGCCGTCGGTCGGGACCGCGGTGCTGGGCGATGTCGATATGAGTGCGCTGACCAATTTTTCGGTCCCCGCCAACCCGCGCGCCGCCATGCTGGCACAGACGCTCGGTACGCGCGTCACCGGCTATGCCAATATCAGCCTGGGCGGCACCCAGACCCATAGCGTCCATTTCTCGCCGTCGGAGATCAGCGCGCAGCAGGCCAAGACCGTCAGCACGCAGGATCTGACGCAGGGCATCGCCGCCAGCCTGGCAGGCCAGACCCAGATACAGGTGTCGCTTCTAGGCATCACCATCGGCAACAGCCCGCTCAGCCCATTGGTCGGCGCGGTGCTGGGCACCACCGCACCACTGCTGGACGGCATCCTCAACAGCGTCACGGCCACGCTGGGCGTCCGGGTAGGGTCGGCGGAGGTGCGCGTCCATCAGCGCCGCTGCGGCATGGCGGCCATCGTCGCCTGATCCGTACCTTGATCCCCCTTGCCATGCCCGCGCTGCACCGTCAGGAGCAGGCCATGGGCGCTATCATGTTGCAGGGAACCGGATCGGACGTCGGCAAGTCGGTGCTGGTGGCGGGGCTGTGCCGCGCGCTGGCGCGCCGGGGCTATCGGGTGCGCCCGTTCAAGCCGCAGAATATGTCCAACAACGCCGCCGTCACCAGCGACGGCGGGGAGATCGGCCGGGCGCAGGCGTTGCAGGCGATCGCCTGCGGCGTCGCCCCCCATACCGATATGAACCCGGTGCTGCTCAAGCCGCAGGCCGATCGAACATCGCAACTGATCGTTCATGGTCAGGTGCGCGGCGCGCTGGGATCGGGCAATTTCCGCAGCGCGCGCGGGCCGTTGCTGGGCGCGGTGCTGGAAAGCTACGAACGGCTGCGCAGCCAGTGCGATATCGTGGTGGTCGAAGGCGCGGGATCGCCGGCCGAGATCAACCTGCGCGCCGGCGACATCGCCAATATGGGTTTCGCCCGCGCCGCCGACGTGCCGGTCATATTGGTCGGCGACATCGACCGCGGCGGCGTGATCGCCGCGGTGGTCGGCACCCGCGCGGTCATCGATCCCGACGACGCGGCGATGATCCGCGGCTTCCTCATCAACAAATTCCGGGGCGACCCGGCGCTGTTCGAGGATGGCTATGCCCAGATCGAAGCGCTGTCGGGCTGGCGCGGATTTGGCGTGGTGCCCTGGCTCGACGCCGTCGCGCGATTGCCAAGCGAAGATGCGGTGGTGCTGGAACGTCGGACCTTCTCGACCGTCGCGCCGCTGGTCGTCGCCTGCCCAGTGCTGCCGCGCATCTCGAATTTCGACGATCTCGATCCGCTCAAGCTGGAGCCGACCGTCGACCTGCGCATGATCGGGCCGGGACAGGCGATCCCCGGCGACGCGGCGCTGGTCATCCTGCCCGGATCGAAGGCGACGGTCGCCGACATGCGCGCCATGGTCGCGCAAGGGTGGGACATCGACATCCGCGCCCATCACCGGCGCGGCGGCGCGGTGCTGGGCCTGTGCGGCGGCTATCAGATGCTGGGCCGGACCATCGCCGATCCCGAAGGGCTGGAGGGACCGGCGGGATCGGTCGCAGGGCTGGGGCTGCTCGATATCGACACGCGCCTGTCCGGGGCAAAGACGCTGGAGCAAGTGCGCGGCCGCGCGCTAGACGCCGATTTTACCGGCTATGAAATGCATATGGGCGTCACCGACGGCCCGGACTGTGCCCGCCCCTTCGCCCTGATCGACGGCGCGCGCCCGGACGGGGCGATCAGCCGCGACGGGCGGGTGATGGGCAGCTATGTCCATGGCCTGCTCGGCAGCACGGCGCTACGCGATGCGTTGTTGCGGCGGCTGGGCGGCGGGTCGGCGGGGCGGGACTATGACCAGTCGGTCGAGGACGCGCTGGACGAGGTGGCTGCGCTGCTGGAAAGCCATGTCGATATCGACGCCATGGTGGCGCTGGCGACCGCCTGACGCTAAACAAAAAAGGCGGCCAGACGCCGCCTCTTTATTCGATCGAATGATGGTGCACCCAGAGCGATTCGAACGCCCGACCCTCAGATTCGTAGTCTGATGCTCTATCCAGCTGAGCTATGGGTGCGCAGGAAAGACGAACGGACCGCGGCTGTAAGCCCGGACCAAAAGCCCTTCGAAAAATGGTGCACCCAGAGCGATTCGAACGCCCGACCCTCAGATTCGTAGTCTGATGCTCTATCCAGCTGAGCTATGGGTGCGTGGAGACGCGCAGATAGAAGCGCTTGGCCGATTGGGCAAGCCCCTTTTTTGCACTTTTATGGCCTGGCAACTTTTATCCACCGTCCCTCGTTCAATGCGGCAGGAGGACGCCATGATGAGCTTCAATCTGAACGAGGTTGCGTTGCTGCTGGTGGTGCTGGTCATCGGCTGGCTGCTGGGTCTGATGATGAGCGGTCGCGGCAAATATCGGCGGCTGTGGCAGGACGAACAAGCGGTGCATCGCAGCGCGATCAAGGAGCGGGACGCCCGCATAGAGGCCTCCCATGCCCGGATCGCGGAGCTGGAACGCCAGTCGGC
Encoded proteins:
- a CDS encoding pilus assembly protein TadG-related protein, with the translated sequence MTGARFDRALARDRRGGVTFILAGSLFMLAGAATVAVDLGSVYLARRQLQGVADAAALAAADGGRTAAEQLVGRSGINGAALATFDTGSYSADASLPMDQRFRAGDANGGAMRVEVRRRAPLFFARLLVGRDGIDLSARATAARTDAAAFSLGTGLASLSGGLPNILLSNLAGTELNLSVMDYNGLASANLDLLHMADALRVRTGRDGEAYGALFDREIPLSDLLGAMADSAGASPAATTLLALSSRIPGRAVRLSDIVDLGPMRGAANATGQPNILLDAFSMLRMVLSPPSGTTIPMDLRVTVPGLSSTRLMLVTGEGQARSPLMSITAKRDVVLRTAQTRIYLESSVATALSGIASVRVPLYVELAAAEARLSDIQCGSDGGVTLAVTPSVGTAVLGDVDMSALTNFSVPANPRAAMLAQTLGTRVTGYANISLGGTQTHSVHFSPSEISAQQAKTVSTQDLTQGIAASLAGQTQIQVSLLGITIGNSPLSPLVGAVLGTTAPLLDGILNSVTATLGVRVGSAEVRVHQRRCGMAAIVA
- a CDS encoding PAS domain-containing protein; this translates as MLDDRRRRSVPAAELVRNFAHWREVGSHEPVMVTHHGRETHVFIGLDRFRTMTVGDDGAVAPDRTFELAARMHQGLILCRADLTIDYVNGVALAMARRWDRRLEDQSLWDAFPELAGTLTEAHIRHSLASGEASAADIPSPFRGDVWLHVQTFPFAGGVGLLLRDITADMQRHRLADVKSAILKAMGVHGGVGYVRVSMRGFIDVVNDSFCAMVGLTADRLSDVPVADLVALPARPHFREQMERVLRGEGDMRFATQLLTNDGSLAPIDAAIARLHGIYGTEGAVIVITPTNAA
- a CDS encoding N-succinylarginine dihydrolase → MNVREINFDGIIGPSHNYAGLSLGNLASARNAGAVAHPRAAALQGIEKMRGNIRLGLAQGIFLPQWRPDVAWLTKLGTDVGDADPHIRAAAMSASSMWAANAATISPASDTADGRTHLTVANLVTMPHRSHEWPQTLAQLRIAFSDTRAFAVHDPIPAPFGDEGAANHMRLAERHDQPGVEVFVYGRSGGAFPARQHMEASKAVARIHGLDPARTLFVEQSEAAIAAGAFHNDVVAVANERVLFTHEQAFADKQAFYADLRAALPCVEIVEVPACAVSLADAITSYLFNAQLVTLPDSGPSTSLGTGMALVLPTEAQQTPAVWSWLEQMIAGNGPIRRLIPVDVRQSMANGGGPACLRLRVVADPADIDPRFLVDEARLDNIARIVSQYWPESIAPEDLSDTRLIARIEQSWLTLVDHLQLSGDLSP
- a CDS encoding TadE/TadG family type IV pilus assembly protein, translating into MSYDSACSFTRSRRPLVALLRHQAGSSLIEAAFALPLLILLLMGILAYGSWFITAHSLPQAANDAARASVAGLNATERRTLVDQSVVAARAAFPAPAAQTIGVSTGESSGYYTVTLRYSLSSAPLFSAMPFPMPGNVLERSAVVRIASQ
- a CDS encoding cobyric acid synthase; this encodes MGAIMLQGTGSDVGKSVLVAGLCRALARRGYRVRPFKPQNMSNNAAVTSDGGEIGRAQALQAIACGVAPHTDMNPVLLKPQADRTSQLIVHGQVRGALGSGNFRSARGPLLGAVLESYERLRSQCDIVVVEGAGSPAEINLRAGDIANMGFARAADVPVILVGDIDRGGVIAAVVGTRAVIDPDDAAMIRGFLINKFRGDPALFEDGYAQIEALSGWRGFGVVPWLDAVARLPSEDAVVLERRTFSTVAPLVVACPVLPRISNFDDLDPLKLEPTVDLRMIGPGQAIPGDAALVILPGSKATVADMRAMVAQGWDIDIRAHHRRGGAVLGLCGGYQMLGRTIADPEGLEGPAGSVAGLGLLDIDTRLSGAKTLEQVRGRALDADFTGYEMHMGVTDGPDCARPFALIDGARPDGAISRDGRVMGSYVHGLLGSTALRDALLRRLGGGSAGRDYDQSVEDALDEVAALLESHVDIDAMVALATA